A stretch of the Aegilops tauschii subsp. strangulata cultivar AL8/78 chromosome 4, Aet v6.0, whole genome shotgun sequence genome encodes the following:
- the LOC109782399 gene encoding metacaspase-1, with protein sequence MNCGRGPAPATMVRCRQCSASVAAPAGARAVQCMQCCCVTRVGGAGRQLSVVRPIPNFGGGRGKKRAVLVGIKYTNTRACELRGPINDVKCMRYILTERFGFANDCVLILTDEERDPCRQPTKANIRMAMHWLVQGCSSGDSLVFQFSGAGAQVPDCDGDERDGMDEAICPVDSFQQGPILDDEINQAIVRPLVHGVKLHAIVDACHSATVLDLPYRCTFSKQYGCLRWMDERPLNGACKGTSGGQAVLISGSSNGKTQMSVLPEPNATIGALTHSFIKAVECEPRTTYGHLLTSMRTTMRAGAGNCNLQGPIGCSISKVTNFSGVEEPQMSSACKFDINREPFCM encoded by the exons ATGAACTGCGGAAGGGGTCCCGCTCCGGCCACCATGGTGCGCTGCAGGCAGTGCAGCGCCAGCGTCGCCGCGCCGGCTGGCGCCCGTGCCGTCCAGTGCATGCAGTGCTGCTGCGTGACCCGCGTCGGCGGGGCTGGGCGACAGCTCAGTGTGGTGCGCCCCATCCCCAACTTCGGCGGTGGCCGCGGCAAGAAGCGCGCGGTGCTGGTCGGGATCAAGTACACCAACACCCGCGCGTGCGAGCTCAGGGGCCCCATCAACGACGTCAAGTGCATGAGGTACATCCTCACCGAGCGCTTCGGCTTCGCCAACGACTGCGTCCTCATCCTCACCG ATGAGGAGAGGGACCCGTGCAGGCAGCCGACCAAGGCCAACATCCGCATGGCGATGCACTGGCTGGTGCAGGGGTGCAGCTCCGGCGACTCCCTCGTGTTCCAGTTCTCCGGAGCGGGTGCGCAGGTCCCCGACTGCGACGGCGATGAGCGGGACGGCATGGACGAGGCCATCTGCCCCGTGGACTCGTTCCAGCAGGGCCCCATCCTGGACGATGAGATTAACCAGGCCATTGTCCGCCCGCTCGTGCACGGCGTCAAGCTCCACGCCATCGTCGACGCCTGCCACAGTGCCACCGTCCTCGATCTCCCCTACCGGTGCACCTTCTCCAAGCA GTACGGGTGCTTGAGGTGGATGGATGAGCGCCCTCTGAACGGCGCCTGCAAAGGTACCAGCGGAGGCCAGGCCGTGCTCATCAGTGGCAGCAGCAACGGAAAGACCCAGATGAGCGTG CTGCCTGAGCCCAATGCCACGATTGGCGCCCTGACGCACAGCTTCATCAAAGCAGTGGAGTGCGAGCCCCGTACCACCTACGGCCACCTGCTCACCTCCATGAGGACCACCATGCGCGCCGGCGCCGGCAACTGCAACCTGCAGGGCCCCATCGGCTGCTCCATCAGCAAGGTCACCAACTTCAGCGGCGTGGAG GAGCCCCAGATGTCTTCTGCTTGCAAGTTTGACATCAACCGTGAGCCCTTCTGCATGTAG